TCACCTGTAGGTAATCTATGCAGAAAATTTCAACATAATCAAACTTTAGACTTCTGAGATAATTTGAACTTATCTTTGATTTCATGTTATAAGCACTTAAAACTTTTAGGCTTCCACAACACTACCTGTTCCCTAGCTTGGCTCCCCTAAATTCATATTCATGACACCAAGTATTCCAGACAGTTCTTTATTACAGAATTAGGCACATTAATCACATGTTTAAGGCACCTgaagaagagaattttaaaaaatcagaacacaagcatattttgtaaatagttccatataatatatatatatatatatatatatatatatatatatatatatatatctcacaaatGTGGGTGAAATTATCTTTTGTGTAAAATCAGAAATTTGTAGGATTTTcttagatttatatatatataatatatgtggtAGTGCAATCCTAAACCAATCAGTTCTTATAGCCTCCATAAGACCTAAATCATtcctgctgaaagaaaaaacccagTTCAAATATTGTAAAGAAACGCATGATTCCCTCTTTCACATTTCACGAAAGTTAAGCAGTAGGGCTGctgatttcttttctatttgacATATGTAGTGAGAACATTACTCAAGACACATACAGCTAAGTTTTTGTTCAAGGAGAGCACAGTTATAAGGCAACtcaagtaaaaatatttctgctATCAACAACAATCTGGAATTGCTCTCAGTGACATGAATTATACTAAGAAGATTCTGGCAGTTATCTCATGAATCCATGCAACTACAGGTATCATAATGAGCCACATtcacttcattttactttttgtcaTCACTGACtcgtgtgtgcacgcacgcacctgtgtgtgtgattttaaatgtttacaatagttaaaaatatttataaaacatatctATGTAACCACTTTTTTGGATTAAGAACTTTAGTGCCAGAAATTTAGAAACCACTGTAGACACTCAGAGCTCATAAATCAACCAGTATTCTGGTCTCGTGATAAatctttctgattattttatattacCTTAACTATAtatttagctattgtaaatattctATACTATTGTTAAACATACATTTtactatattattatatataatccAAATCTTTTGTCAAGAGCCTGTAAAGTATTGATCATTAGAGTAAATGCAATCTGGGCAGTGTGGAGGGTAAAGTGAATGAGTCACTCTTCATTCTCATCAGATACAAAATGCAACCGGGAACcaaaattcaataataaagtaaataatattttaatataattttgaagACCAAATTTAATGCAAAATggttcatgattttaaaatatcaaaattctaaataaagtcTAGCTCGCACCTTTCAGTTGCACAGCTTCCCTTCAGTAGCTTCACCCTAATCTTGGCCCTAGGTGGGGTACATTCTTCTTCCCCACTGATGTTGAGGCTGTCCATGTACCTTGTTCTGACAAGTGGAATGCTAGCATATGTGAAGCAAATACAGTCTTTCAATGTGATTGTGAAATTTGGCTTAACATCTTGTCCTCTTATGGTCCTGAATGAAAAGAAAGTGCCTACAGATCAGCATGTTCTAGCATATGAATACAAGTGAAATAGATAAATGTGACTCATAGCTTGAAATCAAGATCAGCCAAACTGGGCCAAGATCAACTGAACCCTAGCAGAATGTGTACACACCTTCAGACCCTTGAACAAGAAACACATACAAATAAATTTGTTGTAGAGGAACATAGAAGTTGTAGTTTATTGAAAAGACTTATTGTTATAATAgtgaaatacataaaatgaatttATGCATTTCAAGAGATTTATATCATGAGAAGATACTTTGCGAATAGAGCAGAAGTAatacattgaaaacaaaacaatcacatacacaaaaagagaaaatcaaattggAAGAACAAACCATCATAAAGTATTGCAATTCATAGCTGTCAATAGTGTTTAAGCAGAAAATgtcaaaacatgtttttttttatgttaaagcataatatttattaaatttcatcATTTATGATCTCTGTGTCATAAGCAAATTAACCCTAACACAAACTCTGACATTTAGAAACACAGAGAGCATACTGATTTTTCAACTATTTTGCTTACACATACTTTTCAGTCATCATGCAGTGCTCATAATTAGGAGATACTATACATTAACCCTCTCATATTATGCTTATTAAGAACCAAACTCAGAGGGTGGAAAAATGCCAACATAAATTCATTCTCCAAAACCACCTATGAATGCATTGTCACTGTTCCTTCTAATCATATACTTATGGTACACTCCTCAGTAAAATGTATGACTGTAGTCACATAATAGTTATGATGAGGCAATATCATTTCAAGAAAGGCATACAACAAATGAGACTAAAAATTGAAGAGAAGCAGATCGGGGCttataaaaatcatttgagaACACCACACAAACTTCAATGTTTTCCACTTTCCAGTTGGAAAGAACATGCACGAAGTTTTCTTAAGACAGTTGTCAAGACTGCATGAAAAATTGGCTTTCATGTCATGTATGGTGAGAGAAGATCAATGTCATTGAGGAAAAAGAAACGTGTTCATTATCTTTTGGGTCTGTCTATATCATCTATAGCTGATAGAAGTTTTTGTCTTGCTTTCTCATTGATATGGGATCCCAGGCAAACATTTACCAGATTGGTCAGCTGCTTCACTGAATATTCCCTGTGCTCTTTGATCCAGCGTTCCATGTCATTCTCAGTTAGATAGTAGGCTTTAATATAGGTTTCCACAAATTCTTTATCTGCAGTGGGTCTAATATCTGTTAGCTTTTCCAAGCTTCACTAAAAACTGTTGAAAACCCAATTGCATCAAGGCACGACCCTCATTACTACACTTCTTGACGCTGGCATATCCTTTCACAATAGTTCTATTAGCCAGGCGTATACAATGTTTCCAAAGTATATTAGACACAGGCAAGGGTATCTGAACTCTCTTAGAAACTTCATTTAACCTTATGTTAAACTGCTCAAATTCCTTTAACAGTACATCTACATACATGTTGTGCTGTGACATAATTTCTTTGACATCCCATTTCACATTAGCCATTAGGAGCAGCGTCTGTTCATAGTCAATGGCTTTCCCAGCTACAATCCAGTAAATTGGTTTGCCTAGTTCACTGGCCATTGAGACGGTCTGAGAATAAAACTGCTGAAGAAAGGGTTTCTTGACTGCAGGCATTACAGCATCCAGATGTGGCTGAAGGAACTCAAACTGTTCAGCCAAGAATACCAAGGATTCTGTGGCTACCACTCTTTCTGCCAACCCATACAATGTATCCCCAGATGTCAAAACCACTATGTGGCTGAAATGAGGGCTCGgtactttctcctttctttcttttgctgctgTAAGCGTGGCAGTAGGATCCAATGAAACTTCCAGATCAATGAGGCTTTCTTGTATTCTGTTTAGAGTTGTTCTTAGTCTACTACTGCTAAGACCTAGTCCTGTTGATTCCAATGAATCATTCCAACCAAAAAAGGTACATACTGCATACAAGTAATAATCAAACCGCTGAGACATGAAATGGATAACATCAAAAGCAATTGGTTTAAGAATGTTCATCATCTGCATATATTTACCAACAAGTCTTATTACATTCAATGTTGTATTTGTTAAGATGGGTGCATTCACTTTATTTAGACTGTAATcttatttcttcctgctttttaGGGTCTCTCGAGAAATGCTTTTCACAGGAGCATCGCCTGTCTGCTCATCAACATAATCTCGTTTTAGTTCCTCAGGAACATCGCTGTCACCGTCATACTCCTGATAGGCACTTTTTTCTTGTTCGTCAGATTCATACCCATTAGAAGCCAGGACGTCTTCTGTTTCTTCACCTTTGTGGTCGGCCTGAATTTCAAATGGATTCCCACCACCACAGTACTGCTCAAACAAGGCTACTGTTTTTGAGGAAGTTGAAGATGGCTGCTTACTAGGTGAAACTGATGGGGAATGTGACTGTTCCATGAATTTAAATTCATGAAGTTGCAAAATGCTGAAATTTGACTTGACAGGACAAAGTTCCCAGGTCTCATTCTCTAGAAACATTCTCAGTTCATCAAGTCGTGTTCTATAGTAGTTCTTAAAATAATTGACACTTTGTTTTCTAATAGACTCTTGCAAAACTTCAGACTTGCTACCACAAAATTCTTCTCCAACTTGCATCAACCTGCTGATTATAtccaaaacaaagatgaaatcaTCATATTTGAATACAGACAAATCAGTTCCAAGCAAGTAGGTTTTTACTTTTAGCTGAACATCCTGCCATATTCGTGTAAGTccatgttctaatttcttttttatgtagcCACGATCAAAATTTGTTTCTTCAGTACCCATCATTACTCCCTTCAGAAGCAGAAGTAGCATCCTCATTGTCATGCTTTTCATGCGATTCCACAGTCCCGTAATAACTGAGCATAACCTCCCAGAGTGCTTTGCACAGGTCAGCAAGGCACGGAATATAGCTGTCCGGTGTAACATGTGTACAGATATCCTTATATTGCAGCTTTTGGAACTCTGTATCTGTGTTTCCTGCATATAGTTCCATGTAACCAAGAACAACTTGAAACGTGGTATTATGAATAGCTTGGGTGAAGTGCACGTGAAGTTGATCCATTGCTGTCTGTGTTTTTCCAAGAAGTTGATAAGCTTGTTGAACCTTGGTGTAACGGTTAATGTCAAAATTCTTGCAGATTTTGGACAGAGCAACATCCAACTGTTCCTCAATTTGCTCTTAAGTATCTTGTAGCTTTGAATTCAGTTCACTAATGCAACTATAATGTTTAAAAGTACTGGCAGCTTTCCGACATTCCAGGCACAGCTGAATAGCTCCTGGATAGTCTTCTTCCTCCAGCATTTCACTTAAGTGGATGTCTGTTCTTTGCAATGTTTTTATAGTTCTCAGAGATTTCATAAGTCCAATCAGCAACTGACGTTTCCTTTGATTTGCAAGAAGGCCTAAACTAGCTTGAGTAAAACCTTCCTTTGCGATATTCAAGTGTCTACTCCCATTTGTGCACATAATGGCAGCTAACTGAAGAGCTCTCTGTAATGAGGTAACTCTTTCCAGCTCCTTTACATAAGCAGGCTGTTTTTCAAGGGTTAAATCTGCTACTTTTTTAGAGACTGCAGcttgctgttgttttaatttgtctcTGTACTCCTCTAATTCTTGCAAATTGAGAACAGGAGGGAGCTTCTCCAACTCATATTTAACAATATCAAATAAGTctgtagaaaaatacatttgttcaATACTATTAATTAGTTCTTGTTCAGCTTGAGGGTCACTAGGTTGTTCTCGAAGTTCTCGGAATTCCTCCTCTGCATGAAAATCCCATTAATTTGAAAACAACAGAATCCATTTCCCAGGaatgaaattttatataatcACTAACTCTTCAGTAAACTTTTTCCCACAAAAACAGTCAGTAAAACTTCCAAAGTTTTATCTAGAATGGGTTCTGTATTCCCCTCTTCTCCTtgcttctcactgtatcctcagcTTGGCCAATGGTTCCCAAACATGGctcaaaacatgtttttaacAAACTCTTTAATAGAATTaattgaatatataaagaaatagatGATCACAAGTATGTAGTGTCATGATTTATCAAAAAGCACATTCATGTACCTAACAACGAGGTCAAGTTACATAATATTACCAGCAGCTCAAAAATAGCTGGGCTGTTTTATATTACCATGTTTCAAGTATATTATtacataaataaggaaataaaaagtcaatTTTGCAATGAATATTGAGTGTGTCCAGAACATTTAATGATAAGAGAATATTAGTAAAACTATAGTTATTagaaaattctttcaaatatttgttatgaataaaaatgttatatatatttaagagaaaAGATGTGGTAGAAAATATACTGAGTGACATTTTTGATGAGGTGTACGCATCAATTTTTGATAGCAAAATATATGGGAGGATATATGTCACATATTTAGTAATCTTTTTCAAAATGTGGGAGGTTCctcattgctttaaaaaagttaattaaaaatctttaaaatatcttcagatttttatactgtatttctttttaccCAATATGAGTTTCTTGTGGGCCAAAGATTCATTCTATTTTATCTCCAGAATTCCTAGCATGAATAAGGAGACTAGGTGAGAGGTGGTGTACTTTAGATAAACAATTTCAATGAATTATCTCTGATTTGAAAAGCAGTGGATTTACTTAAGACTTCAGCATATATAACTTTGAAACTGGGCATCCATTGTttgcctaataaatatttgttgagtga
This genomic window from Hippopotamus amphibius kiboko isolate mHipAmp2 chromosome 14, mHipAmp2.hap2, whole genome shotgun sequence contains:
- the LOC130835555 gene encoding LOW QUALITY PROTEIN: syndetin-like (The sequence of the model RefSeq protein was modified relative to this genomic sequence to represent the inferred CDS: inserted 2 bases in 1 codon; deleted 1 base in 1 codon; substituted 2 bases at 2 genomic stop codons) → MLREQMFLMLFLMKGCKWPQGCRSLPVHPREEEEFRELREQPSDPQAEQELINSIEQMYFSTDLFDIVKYELEKLPPVLNLQELEEYRDKLKQQQAAVSKKVADLTLEKQPAYVKELERVTSLQRALQLAAIMCTNGSRHLNIAKEGFTQASLGLLANQRKRQLLIGLMKSLRTIKTLQRTDIHLSEMLEEEDYPGAIQLCLECRKAASTFKHYSCISELNSKLQDTXEQIEEQLDVALSKICKNFDINRYTKVQQAYQLLGKTQTAMDQLHVHFTQAIHNTTFQVVLGYMELYAGNTDTEFQKLQYKDICTHVTPDSYIPCLADLCKALWEVMLSYYGTVESHEKHDNEDATSASEGSNXMGTEETNFDRGYIKKKLEHGLTRIWQDVQLKVKTYLLGTDLSVFKYDDFIFVLDIISRLMQVGEEFCGSKSEVLQESIRKQSVNYFKNYYRTRLDELRMFLENETWELCPVKSNFSILQLHEFKFMEQSHSPSVSPSKQPSSTSSKTVALFEQYCGGGNPFEIQADHKGEETEDVLASNGYESDEQEKSAYQEYDGDSDVPEELKRDYVDEQTGDAPVKSISRETLKSRKKXDYSLNKVNAPILTNTTLNVIRLVGKYMQMMNILKPIAFDVIHFMSQRFDYYLYAVCTFFGWNDSLESTGLGLSSSRLRTTLNRIQESLIDLEVSLDPTATLTAAKERKEKVPSPHFSHIVVLTSGDTLYGLAERVVATESLVFLAEQFEFLQPHLDAVMPAVKKPFLQQFYSQTVSMASELGKPIYWIVAGKAIDYEQTLLLMANVKWDVKEIMSQHNMYVDVLLKEFEQFNIRLNEVSKRVQIPLPVSNILWKHCIRLANRTIVKGYASVKKCSNEGRALMQLGFQQFLVKLEKLTDIRPTADKEFVETYIKAYYLTENDMERWIKEHREYSVKQLTNLVNVCLGSHINEKARQKLLSAIDDIDRPKR